Proteins from a genomic interval of Ictalurus furcatus strain D&B chromosome 2, Billie_1.0, whole genome shotgun sequence:
- the LOC128622474 gene encoding forkhead box protein J1-A-like isoform X2, with translation MPYQGSLGLEEKVVSPATKDLIESNGFNNRSSDNMDDSLTSLHWLQEFSILSDSGRQQVSSTSQHQSKLSEQQLGGEAPASPLAGDLASIGMPLTPGKPIATAVPALCTLPSLVAHGHCPDEVDYKTNPHIKPPYSYATLICMAMQASKKSKITLSCIYKWITDNFCYFRHADPTWQNSIRHNLSLNKCFIKVPRQKDEPGKGGFWKIDPEYAERLLTGAYKKQRMPPVQINPALKNQLGMISQPVMPTPTDVTGFLHVGPESQQLLEEFEEVTGLDKNWDPHLAETTLSDCSSTVKASKRKQPYGHRAGSAKALCRSSSPLLAMEEPKVLESLMGNFDWDALLNSALNEDLSLNECNPVSPIPQDQNLMVHGIHVNSLEASVNTTESNMLIETQKDRDVDLDKETFLATEFLQSPWTEEEAGNHPDFLSMSTVNINQLFDLGGSLSDDIDSKIESLL, from the exons ATGCCATATCAG gGCTCATTGGGGCTGGAGGAAAAAGTAGTGAGTCCTGCTACAAAGGACCTAATCGAAAGCAACGGTTTCAACAACAGAAGTTCTGACAACATGGATGACAGTCTGACCAGTCTGCACTGGTTGCAAGAGTTCTCTATCCTTAGTGACAGTGGAAGGCAACAAGTGAGTTCTACTAGCCAACATCAGAGCAAACTCTCTGAGCAGCAGCTGGGTGGAGAAGCTCCTGCATCTCCTCTAGCAGGCGACCTTGCCTCCATAGGCATGCCACTGACCCCTGGTAAGCCCATAGCAACAGCAGTTCCTGCCCTGTGCACTCTGCCCAGCTTGGTTGCACATGGACACTGCCCAGATGAGGTTGACTACAAGACAAACCCTCACATCAAGCCACCATACTCATATGCCACCCTAATTTGCATGGCTATGCAGGCAAGCAAGAAAAGCAAAATCACACTCTCCTGTATTTATAAATGGATCACTGACAACTTCTGCTACTTCCGCCATGCTGACCCCACCTGGCAG aatTCCATCCGTCACAATCTCTCACTGAATAAATGCTTCATAAAAGTTCCAAGGCAGAAGGATGAGCCTGGAAAGGGTGGCTTCTGGAAGATTGATCCGGAATATGCTGAACGTCTCCTGACTGGGGCTTATAAGAAGCAAAGGATGCCTCCAGTACAGATTAACCCAGCTCTTAAAAATCAACTTGGAATGATCTCACAGCCGGTTATGCCTACGCCAACAGATGTAACGGGTTTTCTCCATGTTGGTCCTGAGTCACAGCAGCTCTTAGAAGAATTTGAAGAAGTCACTGGACTTGACAAGAACTGGGACCCTCACCTAGCAGAAACCACTTTATCTGATTGCTCGAGCACAGTAAAAGCCAGCAAAAGAAAACAGCCATATGGCCACCGGGCTGGAAGTGCCAAAGCTCTGTGCCGCTCAAGCTCTCCACTGCTGGCCATGGAGGAACCAAAGGTTCTGGAATCTCTTATGGGTAATTTTGACTGGGATGCTCTGCTAAATTCAGCCCTAAATGAGGATTTGAGCCTGAATGAGTGTAATCCTGTGAGCCCAATACCACAAGATCAGAACCTCATGGTACATGGCATTCATGTTAATTCCCTGGAGGCCTCTGTCAATACTACAGAAAGTAACATGCTAATAGAAACACAAAAGGACCGTGATGTAGACCTTGACAAAGAGACATTCTTAGCCACAGAATTTTTACAGAGTCCTTGGACAGAAGAAGAAGCGGGGAACCATCCTGATTTTCTTTCTATGTCTACTGTTAATATCAATCAACTCTTTGATCTGGGAGGCTCACTCAGTGATGATATTGACAGTAAAATTGAATCTCTTCTCTGA
- the LOC128622474 gene encoding forkhead box protein J1-A-like isoform X1, producing MPYQGSLGLEEKVVSPATKDLIESNGFNNRSSDNMDDSLTSLHWLQEFSILSDSGRQQVSSTSQHQSKLSEQQLGGEAPASPLAGDLASIGMPLTPGKPIATAVPALCTLPSLVAHGHCPDEVDYKTNPHIKPPYSYATLICMAMQASKKSKITLSCIYKWITDNFCYFRHADPTWQCGFVFSPNKLFQNSIRHNLSLNKCFIKVPRQKDEPGKGGFWKIDPEYAERLLTGAYKKQRMPPVQINPALKNQLGMISQPVMPTPTDVTGFLHVGPESQQLLEEFEEVTGLDKNWDPHLAETTLSDCSSTVKASKRKQPYGHRAGSAKALCRSSSPLLAMEEPKVLESLMGNFDWDALLNSALNEDLSLNECNPVSPIPQDQNLMVHGIHVNSLEASVNTTESNMLIETQKDRDVDLDKETFLATEFLQSPWTEEEAGNHPDFLSMSTVNINQLFDLGGSLSDDIDSKIESLL from the exons ATGCCATATCAG gGCTCATTGGGGCTGGAGGAAAAAGTAGTGAGTCCTGCTACAAAGGACCTAATCGAAAGCAACGGTTTCAACAACAGAAGTTCTGACAACATGGATGACAGTCTGACCAGTCTGCACTGGTTGCAAGAGTTCTCTATCCTTAGTGACAGTGGAAGGCAACAAGTGAGTTCTACTAGCCAACATCAGAGCAAACTCTCTGAGCAGCAGCTGGGTGGAGAAGCTCCTGCATCTCCTCTAGCAGGCGACCTTGCCTCCATAGGCATGCCACTGACCCCTGGTAAGCCCATAGCAACAGCAGTTCCTGCCCTGTGCACTCTGCCCAGCTTGGTTGCACATGGACACTGCCCAGATGAGGTTGACTACAAGACAAACCCTCACATCAAGCCACCATACTCATATGCCACCCTAATTTGCATGGCTATGCAGGCAAGCAAGAAAAGCAAAATCACACTCTCCTGTATTTATAAATGGATCACTGACAACTTCTGCTACTTCCGCCATGCTGACCCCACCTGGCAG TGTGGTTTTGTCTTCTCTCcaaataaattatttcagaatTCCATCCGTCACAATCTCTCACTGAATAAATGCTTCATAAAAGTTCCAAGGCAGAAGGATGAGCCTGGAAAGGGTGGCTTCTGGAAGATTGATCCGGAATATGCTGAACGTCTCCTGACTGGGGCTTATAAGAAGCAAAGGATGCCTCCAGTACAGATTAACCCAGCTCTTAAAAATCAACTTGGAATGATCTCACAGCCGGTTATGCCTACGCCAACAGATGTAACGGGTTTTCTCCATGTTGGTCCTGAGTCACAGCAGCTCTTAGAAGAATTTGAAGAAGTCACTGGACTTGACAAGAACTGGGACCCTCACCTAGCAGAAACCACTTTATCTGATTGCTCGAGCACAGTAAAAGCCAGCAAAAGAAAACAGCCATATGGCCACCGGGCTGGAAGTGCCAAAGCTCTGTGCCGCTCAAGCTCTCCACTGCTGGCCATGGAGGAACCAAAGGTTCTGGAATCTCTTATGGGTAATTTTGACTGGGATGCTCTGCTAAATTCAGCCCTAAATGAGGATTTGAGCCTGAATGAGTGTAATCCTGTGAGCCCAATACCACAAGATCAGAACCTCATGGTACATGGCATTCATGTTAATTCCCTGGAGGCCTCTGTCAATACTACAGAAAGTAACATGCTAATAGAAACACAAAAGGACCGTGATGTAGACCTTGACAAAGAGACATTCTTAGCCACAGAATTTTTACAGAGTCCTTGGACAGAAGAAGAAGCGGGGAACCATCCTGATTTTCTTTCTATGTCTACTGTTAATATCAATCAACTCTTTGATCTGGGAGGCTCACTCAGTGATGATATTGACAGTAAAATTGAATCTCTTCTCTGA